In Perca fluviatilis chromosome 11, GENO_Pfluv_1.0, whole genome shotgun sequence, the following proteins share a genomic window:
- the LOC120567703 gene encoding trace amine-associated receptor 13c-like, whose translation METQDGAELCFPQLFNTSCRKLTSPWFEVMLIHIFLYSISLLTVALNLLVILSVSHFRQLHTPTNILLLSLAVSDLLVGLVVMPGEILRRTSCWFLGDFVCFLYNILSAIIPASSIGDIVLISVDRYVAICDPLHYNTRITVNRVKLCVCLCWLCSVSYSFLYVKEDLTQPGRYKSCYGECVFVIDNISVNIDLVLNFIVPVIVIIALYLRVFAVAVSQARAMRSHVTAVTLQLSVTPKAKKSELKAARTLGVLVVVFLMCFCPYYSVSLAGDSLGNSSAVSYVIFVLFCNSCLNPVIYAFFYPWFRKAVKLIVTLQILQPGSCETNML comes from the exons ATGGAGACACAGGACGGAGCAGAGCTCTGCTTTCCACAACTCTTCAACACCTCCTGCAGGAAGCTGACATCTCCTTGGTTTGAAGTGATGCTCATTCACATTTTTCTCTACtccatctctctgctcactGTAGCTCTCAACCTGCTCGTCATCCTCTCAGTCTCCCACTTCAG gcagctccacacacccaccaacatcctcctcctctctctggctgtctcagacCTTCTAGTGGGCCTCGTGGTGATGCCGGGAGAAATCCTCCGAAGaacatcctgctggtttcttggtgactttgtgtgttttctttataatATTCTATCAGCCATCATTCCGGCATCCTCAATAGGTGACATAGTGCTCATATCAGTTGACCGTTACGTTGCTATTTGTGACCCTCTGCATTACAACACCAGAATCACTGTCAACAGAGTtaaactctgtgtttgtctATGTTGGCTCTGTTCTGTTTCCTACAGCTTTCTCTATGTGAAGGAAGACCTGACTCAACCAGGGAGGTATAAATCCTGCTACGGAGAATGTGTGTTCGTCATTGACAATATCTCAGTGAATATTGATCTTGTTTTGAACTTTATTGTTCCAGTTATTGTCATCATAGCTCTGTATCTGAGAGTATTtgccgtggctgtgtctcaggctcgtgccatgcgctctcacgttacagctgtcacactccagctttcagtgactccaaaggcaaagaaatcagagctgaaagcagccaggactcTTGGTGTTCTTGTAGTTGTGTTTCTAATGTGTTTCTGCCCATattactctgtctctcttgcagGTGACAGCCTGGGAAATTCTTCAGCTGTATCCTATGTTatatttgtgttattttgtaactcttgtctaaaccctgtgatctatGCATTTttttacccctggtttagaaaagcagttaaactcattgtaactcttcagatactgcagcctggctcctgtgagaccaacatgctgtag